CGACGACTACGTGCTCACCGGCGAGAAGAGCTACGTGACGAACGGTCCGGTGGCGGACGTCTTTCTGGTCTACGCCTCGACGAACCCGCGCCACGGCTACCTGGGGCTGTCGGCCTTCGTCGTCGAACGCGGCGCCGAGGGGCTCGAGGTGGGGCGGCCCTTCGATACGCTGGGGCTCGTCTCGGCGCCCCTCGGACCGGTCTACCTGCGCGAGTGCCGCGTCCCCGCCGCGCAGCGCCTGGGCGAGGAGGGGCAGGGGAGCGTGATCTTCGCCGGCTCGATGCGCTGGGAGCGGGCCTGCCTCTTCGCGGGGTACGTCGGGATGCTCGAGCGGCAGCTCGAGAGCACCACGCGCTACGCGCAGGAGCGCACGCAGCGCGGCAAGCCGATCGGCGCGCATCAGGCGATCGCCCACCGGCTGGTCGAGATGAAGGTGCGGCTCGAGGCGGCGCGGCTCCTGCTCTACCGGGCCTGCTGGCTCATCGACCAGGGGGAGGACGCGACCGAGGCGGTGGCGATGGCCAAGCTGGCGGTCAGCGAGGCCGCCGTGCAGTCGAGCCTCGACGCCGTGCAGGTCCACGGGGCGAGCGGGGTGATCCGCGACGTCGGGGTGGAGCGCATGCTTCGCGACGCGCTCCCGAGCACCATCGTCTCGGGGACCTCCGAGATCCAGCGCAACATCATCGCCAGCCTGATGGGATTGTGAGCATGCACGAGACGCAGATTCTGGCCGGCCTGAAGGCCTTCATCGTGAAGGAGATGCTCGAGGGAAACGACGAGGGCCTCGAGGCGGAGACGCCGCTCATCGAGCTGGGGCTCATCAACTCCATCTCGCTCATGCGGCTGCGGGCCTACGTGCAGAGGGAGTTCACGGTCAAGATCCCCGAGGAGGCGCTGACGGTCTCGAACCTGGCGAGCCTCGCGGCGCTGACCCGCCTGGTGTGTCAGCTCTCCGCGCGGAAGGGGTGAGAGCTCGCGGCCCTCAGCCCTTGGCGCCGCTCGGGGCGAGCTGCGCGGCGCGGTGCTCGGCCATCTGAGCCCGCACGTCCCGACGGACCTCGTCTGGGCCCCCGCGCTCCTCGACCCACCGCGCGACCTGTCCCCGGTCGAAGCGCCAGACCCCCTCCACCAGCCATCCGGCGAGCTGCCGCGTGCTCATGAGCCAGAAGAGCTCGGTCGGGATAACGCCCAGGTC
This is a stretch of genomic DNA from Deltaproteobacteria bacterium. It encodes these proteins:
- a CDS encoding acyl-CoA dehydrogenase family protein, which codes for MDFRFTATQEELYERVLTFARRELNEGLAERERARVFPRAAWLRAGELGLAGLCIPEAYGGMGLDALSSARLVEALGKGCEDGGLVFGLAAHLFACAEPICRYAQEDLRRRVVPGLASGRLIGANAATEAEAGSDIHAIACRAERVGDDYVLTGEKSYVTNGPVADVFLVYASTNPRHGYLGLSAFVVERGAEGLEVGRPFDTLGLVSAPLGPVYLRECRVPAAQRLGEEGQGSVIFAGSMRWERACLFAGYVGMLERQLESTTRYAQERTQRGKPIGAHQAIAHRLVEMKVRLEAARLLLYRACWLIDQGEDATEAVAMAKLAVSEAAVQSSLDAVQVHGASGVIRDVGVERMLRDALPSTIVSGTSEIQRNIIASLMGL
- a CDS encoding acyl carrier protein gives rise to the protein MHETQILAGLKAFIVKEMLEGNDEGLEAETPLIELGLINSISLMRLRAYVQREFTVKIPEEALTVSNLASLAALTRLVCQLSARKG